A DNA window from Arachis hypogaea cultivar Tifrunner chromosome 18, arahy.Tifrunner.gnm2.J5K5, whole genome shotgun sequence contains the following coding sequences:
- the LOC140181310 gene encoding uncharacterized protein: MTTNLVECINSVLKGARNLPVTALVKVTFYRLNELFTRKRTEAEARINAGHVFSDVVTSKLHANQLASRNIQVDQIPCRHVFACCVNQRLDWQVYVHDVYKMDQVQRVYRARFRPLGNPTTWPAYNGPRFMPNPFLRRVAKGRPRMTHFLNEMDTRILRQPRQCRLCGAEGHNRS; this comes from the exons ATGACGACGAATCTAGTGGAATGCATCAATTCAGTAttgaagggtgcacgcaatctcCCCGTTACTGCCCTTGTGAAGGTAACATTCTACAGGCTTAATGAGTTGTTCACCCGAAAAAGAACAGAGGCGGAAGCCCGGATTAATGCCGGGCATGTGTTTTCTGATGTCGTGACCTCAAAGTTGCATGCAAACCAACTTGCATCAAGAAACATACAG GTGGACCAGATCCCGTGTCGACATGTGTTCGCATGTTGTGTCAACCAGCGACTGGATTGGCAAGTGTATGTACATGATGTGTATAAGATGGACCAAGTTCAAAGGGTGTACCGAGCAAGGTTTAGGCCACTAGGTAATCCTACTACATGGCCTGCTTACAACGGACCTCGGTTCATGCCAAATCCGTTCCTCAGACGCGTGGCGAAAGGTCGCCCCAGAATGACGCacttcttgaatgagatggacacgcGAATATTACGTCAGCCTAGGCAATGTAGGCTATGTGGAGCTGAGGGACACAACCGTAGCTGA